In a genomic window of Epinephelus fuscoguttatus linkage group LG23, E.fuscoguttatus.final_Chr_v1:
- the LOC125883857 gene encoding transmembrane protein 272-like: protein MSESEGLLRIRSPLQPPAAILVCAQVIMAVMPFAQLVIGAVYQHDCPRQPYIPVYLLVMGIVSLLLTMLSILPCCANFGNQSKAWSCLVFLFFLCWFIAGNVWIYSIYEPSYNKTISSLDTYCNKTLYLFAFWTTNLFYLLLGFIIFCSCCSCLLCGNE, encoded by the exons ATGTCAGAGAGCGAAGGACTTCTGCGCATCCGCAGCCCTCTTCAACCTCCAGCAGCAATATTAG TATGTGCCCAGGTGATCATGGCGGTCATGCCCTTCGCTCAGTTGGTCATAG GAGCAGTGTACCAACATGACTGTCCGAGGCAGCCCTACATCCCCGTCTACCTGTTGGTGATGGGCATCGTCTCCCTGCTTCTGACCATGCTCTCCATCCTGCCCTGCTGTGCCAACTTTGGAAATCAAAGCAAGGCCTGGAGCTGccttgtctttctcttcttcctctgctggtTCATCGCTG GTAATGTGTGGATTTATTCCATCTATGAACCCAGCTATAACAAGACGATTTCCAGCCTGGACACCTACTGCAACAAGACGCTCTACCTGTTTGCCTTCTGGACCACAAACCTCTTCTACCTCCTGTTGGGTTTCATCATtttctgcagctgttgctcatgTCTCCTGTGTGGCAAcgaataa
- the pcolceb gene encoding procollagen C-endopeptidase enhancer b isoform X2: MEDRVWTVCLLVILTLGWTDAQNQNFTRPNFQCGGHLVTDSGIVASEGFPSPYKPNSKCTWYITVPEGHVVMLSFRLFDMEADPTCRYDYLDVYNGHSRLVQKLGRFCGTFRPGALIATSNTMMLEMVSDEATGGRGFLAAFSAGKPHVEENQFCGGRLTKSQGSVKTPNWPNSNYPAGISCSWHISVETGNVIEVKFEKLDLEPDTYCRYDYVALFNGGERDNSRRIGKFCGDRPPGTIVTNGNELLVQFVSDLSITSDGFMAHYASVPRGSRRPTAGGDFIYGPQTTTAPQKPAVKPIKPTKPPPKPKPAPKPKPTPKPAKKPLVKKPPPRKPAAKPTPKPKPAKPTPKPKPAKPTPKAPVKKPTPKPGLRPTPKPKIIKPTLKPSIKTKPTRKPALKTKPTLKPAVKPVKPTPKSRAKPTPKPKIKPKVTPKPGVSKTVTKKPLVTKKPLPLNPVCTQPCKRTGTLQSSFCPHDFVITGKITSLTPGERGSVSVEVFLIKAYKPGRLNIARSGPIMSATLISTCKRCPGLIKGRNYVLMGKVDALGNGHLSPSSFTLLYKPIHAKALASLAGKPC, encoded by the exons ATGGAGGACAGGGTGTGGACTGTGTGCCTCCTTGTCATTTTGACGCTGGGATGGACCGACGCTCAGAATCAGAACTTCACCAG GCCCAACTTCCAGTGTGGAGGCCACCTGGTCACAGATTCGGGCATCGTGGCCAGTGAAGGATTCCCCAGTCCCTACAAACCCAACAGTAAATGCACCTGGTACATCACT GTCCCAGAGGGTCACGTGGTCATGCTATCTTTCCGCCTCTTCGACATGGAGGCCGACCCCACCTGTCGCTACGACTACCTGGACGTCTACAACGGTCACTCCCGCCTGGTGCAGAAGCTGGGTCGTTTCTGTGGGACGTTCCGGCCCGGCGCCCTCATCGCCACCTCCAACACCATGATGTTAGAGATGGTGTCAGACGAGGCCACAGGGGGAAGAGGCTTTCTCGCCGCCTTCAGCGCTGGGAAGCCACATGTGGAAG AGAACCAGTTCTGCGGAGGACGTCTGACCAAGTCTCAGGGCTCTGTCAAGACGCCCAACTGGCCCAACTCTAATTACCCAGCAGGCATCAGCTGCTCCTGGCACATCTCCGTAGAAACAGGCAAC GTGATTGAGGTGAAGTTTGAGAAGCTGGACCTGGAGCCTGACACGTACTGTCGCTACGACTATGTGGCGCTGTTTAACGGGGGAGAGAGGGACAACTCGCGGCGGATCGGGAAGTTCTGCGGAGACAGGCCGCCAGG AACAATAGTGACAAACGGGAACGAGCTCCTCGTCCAGTTCGTCTCCGACCTCAGCATTACCTCAGATGGCTTCATGGCCCACTACGCAAGTGTGCCTCGCGGGTCTCGGAGGCCCACCGCCGGGGGAGACTTCATCTACGGACCTCAGACGACCACAGCGCCACAAAAACCAGCCGTGAAGCCGATCAAACCCACCAAACCACCTCCCAAACCTAAGCCTGCCCCCAAGCCTAAACCCACCCCAAAACCAGCCAAGAAACCACTGGTGAAGAAACCGCCGCCACGCAAACCTGCCGCCAAGCCCACACCTAAACCCAAGCCAGCTAAACCCACACCTAAACCCAAGCCAGCTAAACCCACACCTAAAGCACCTGTGAAAAAACCCACACCTAAACCTGGACTTAGACCTACACCCAAACCTAAGATCATTAAGCCGACGCTCAAACCGAGCATCAAAACTAAACCCACACGTAAGCCTGCACTGAAGACCAAGCCCACCTTAAAACCTGCCGTCAAACCAGTAAAGCCAACCCCAAAGAGCAGAGCCAAACCTACACCCAAACCCAAGATTAAACCCAAAGTGACGCCGAAACCTGGAGTTAGCAAGACGGTGACGAAGAAGCCTCTGGTGACCAAGAAAC CTTTACCACTGAACCCAGTGTGCACACAACCCTGTAAGAGGACAGGAACCCTCCAGTCCAGCTTCTGCCCTCATGACTTCG TGATAACAGGTAAGATCACATCTTTGACCCCTGGTGAGAGGGGCTCAGTGTCAGTCGAGGTGTTCCTGATCAAGGCCTATAAGCCAGGACGCCTGAACATCGCCAGATCAGGGCCCATCATGTCGGCCACACTGATCTCCACCTGCAAGAGATGCCCTGGGCTAATTAAAG GACGCAACTACGTGTTGATGGGAAAAGTCGACGCACTGGGCAATGGCCATCTCAGCCCCTCCAGCTTCACCCTCCTCTACAAGCCCATCCACGCCAAAGCACTGGCCAGCCTGGCGGGCAAACCGTGCTGA
- the pcolceb gene encoding procollagen C-endopeptidase enhancer b isoform X1 — protein MNRFCICANIAMPSFSRHWWSRMEDRVWTVCLLVILTLGWTDAQNQNFTRPNFQCGGHLVTDSGIVASEGFPSPYKPNSKCTWYITVPEGHVVMLSFRLFDMEADPTCRYDYLDVYNGHSRLVQKLGRFCGTFRPGALIATSNTMMLEMVSDEATGGRGFLAAFSAGKPHVEENQFCGGRLTKSQGSVKTPNWPNSNYPAGISCSWHISVETGNVIEVKFEKLDLEPDTYCRYDYVALFNGGERDNSRRIGKFCGDRPPGTIVTNGNELLVQFVSDLSITSDGFMAHYASVPRGSRRPTAGGDFIYGPQTTTAPQKPAVKPIKPTKPPPKPKPAPKPKPTPKPAKKPLVKKPPPRKPAAKPTPKPKPAKPTPKPKPAKPTPKAPVKKPTPKPGLRPTPKPKIIKPTLKPSIKTKPTRKPALKTKPTLKPAVKPVKPTPKSRAKPTPKPKIKPKVTPKPGVSKTVTKKPLVTKKPLPLNPVCTQPCKRTGTLQSSFCPHDFVITGKITSLTPGERGSVSVEVFLIKAYKPGRLNIARSGPIMSATLISTCKRCPGLIKGRNYVLMGKVDALGNGHLSPSSFTLLYKPIHAKALASLAGKPC, from the exons ATGAACAGGTTTTGCATATGTGCAAATATTGCAATGCCAAGCTTTTCAAGACATTGGTGGAG CAGGATGGAGGACAGGGTGTGGACTGTGTGCCTCCTTGTCATTTTGACGCTGGGATGGACCGACGCTCAGAATCAGAACTTCACCAG GCCCAACTTCCAGTGTGGAGGCCACCTGGTCACAGATTCGGGCATCGTGGCCAGTGAAGGATTCCCCAGTCCCTACAAACCCAACAGTAAATGCACCTGGTACATCACT GTCCCAGAGGGTCACGTGGTCATGCTATCTTTCCGCCTCTTCGACATGGAGGCCGACCCCACCTGTCGCTACGACTACCTGGACGTCTACAACGGTCACTCCCGCCTGGTGCAGAAGCTGGGTCGTTTCTGTGGGACGTTCCGGCCCGGCGCCCTCATCGCCACCTCCAACACCATGATGTTAGAGATGGTGTCAGACGAGGCCACAGGGGGAAGAGGCTTTCTCGCCGCCTTCAGCGCTGGGAAGCCACATGTGGAAG AGAACCAGTTCTGCGGAGGACGTCTGACCAAGTCTCAGGGCTCTGTCAAGACGCCCAACTGGCCCAACTCTAATTACCCAGCAGGCATCAGCTGCTCCTGGCACATCTCCGTAGAAACAGGCAAC GTGATTGAGGTGAAGTTTGAGAAGCTGGACCTGGAGCCTGACACGTACTGTCGCTACGACTATGTGGCGCTGTTTAACGGGGGAGAGAGGGACAACTCGCGGCGGATCGGGAAGTTCTGCGGAGACAGGCCGCCAGG AACAATAGTGACAAACGGGAACGAGCTCCTCGTCCAGTTCGTCTCCGACCTCAGCATTACCTCAGATGGCTTCATGGCCCACTACGCAAGTGTGCCTCGCGGGTCTCGGAGGCCCACCGCCGGGGGAGACTTCATCTACGGACCTCAGACGACCACAGCGCCACAAAAACCAGCCGTGAAGCCGATCAAACCCACCAAACCACCTCCCAAACCTAAGCCTGCCCCCAAGCCTAAACCCACCCCAAAACCAGCCAAGAAACCACTGGTGAAGAAACCGCCGCCACGCAAACCTGCCGCCAAGCCCACACCTAAACCCAAGCCAGCTAAACCCACACCTAAACCCAAGCCAGCTAAACCCACACCTAAAGCACCTGTGAAAAAACCCACACCTAAACCTGGACTTAGACCTACACCCAAACCTAAGATCATTAAGCCGACGCTCAAACCGAGCATCAAAACTAAACCCACACGTAAGCCTGCACTGAAGACCAAGCCCACCTTAAAACCTGCCGTCAAACCAGTAAAGCCAACCCCAAAGAGCAGAGCCAAACCTACACCCAAACCCAAGATTAAACCCAAAGTGACGCCGAAACCTGGAGTTAGCAAGACGGTGACGAAGAAGCCTCTGGTGACCAAGAAAC CTTTACCACTGAACCCAGTGTGCACACAACCCTGTAAGAGGACAGGAACCCTCCAGTCCAGCTTCTGCCCTCATGACTTCG TGATAACAGGTAAGATCACATCTTTGACCCCTGGTGAGAGGGGCTCAGTGTCAGTCGAGGTGTTCCTGATCAAGGCCTATAAGCCAGGACGCCTGAACATCGCCAGATCAGGGCCCATCATGTCGGCCACACTGATCTCCACCTGCAAGAGATGCCCTGGGCTAATTAAAG GACGCAACTACGTGTTGATGGGAAAAGTCGACGCACTGGGCAATGGCCATCTCAGCCCCTCCAGCTTCACCCTCCTCTACAAGCCCATCCACGCCAAAGCACTGGCCAGCCTGGCGGGCAAACCGTGCTGA
- the pcolceb gene encoding procollagen C-endopeptidase enhancer b isoform X3 has product MLSFRLFDMEADPTCRYDYLDVYNGHSRLVQKLGRFCGTFRPGALIATSNTMMLEMVSDEATGGRGFLAAFSAGKPHVEENQFCGGRLTKSQGSVKTPNWPNSNYPAGISCSWHISVETGNVIEVKFEKLDLEPDTYCRYDYVALFNGGERDNSRRIGKFCGDRPPGTIVTNGNELLVQFVSDLSITSDGFMAHYASVPRGSRRPTAGGDFIYGPQTTTAPQKPAVKPIKPTKPPPKPKPAPKPKPTPKPAKKPLVKKPPPRKPAAKPTPKPKPAKPTPKPKPAKPTPKAPVKKPTPKPGLRPTPKPKIIKPTLKPSIKTKPTRKPALKTKPTLKPAVKPVKPTPKSRAKPTPKPKIKPKVTPKPGVSKTVTKKPLVTKKPLPLNPVCTQPCKRTGTLQSSFCPHDFVITGKITSLTPGERGSVSVEVFLIKAYKPGRLNIARSGPIMSATLISTCKRCPGLIKGRNYVLMGKVDALGNGHLSPSSFTLLYKPIHAKALASLAGKPC; this is encoded by the exons ATGCTATCTTTCCGCCTCTTCGACATGGAGGCCGACCCCACCTGTCGCTACGACTACCTGGACGTCTACAACGGTCACTCCCGCCTGGTGCAGAAGCTGGGTCGTTTCTGTGGGACGTTCCGGCCCGGCGCCCTCATCGCCACCTCCAACACCATGATGTTAGAGATGGTGTCAGACGAGGCCACAGGGGGAAGAGGCTTTCTCGCCGCCTTCAGCGCTGGGAAGCCACATGTGGAAG AGAACCAGTTCTGCGGAGGACGTCTGACCAAGTCTCAGGGCTCTGTCAAGACGCCCAACTGGCCCAACTCTAATTACCCAGCAGGCATCAGCTGCTCCTGGCACATCTCCGTAGAAACAGGCAAC GTGATTGAGGTGAAGTTTGAGAAGCTGGACCTGGAGCCTGACACGTACTGTCGCTACGACTATGTGGCGCTGTTTAACGGGGGAGAGAGGGACAACTCGCGGCGGATCGGGAAGTTCTGCGGAGACAGGCCGCCAGG AACAATAGTGACAAACGGGAACGAGCTCCTCGTCCAGTTCGTCTCCGACCTCAGCATTACCTCAGATGGCTTCATGGCCCACTACGCAAGTGTGCCTCGCGGGTCTCGGAGGCCCACCGCCGGGGGAGACTTCATCTACGGACCTCAGACGACCACAGCGCCACAAAAACCAGCCGTGAAGCCGATCAAACCCACCAAACCACCTCCCAAACCTAAGCCTGCCCCCAAGCCTAAACCCACCCCAAAACCAGCCAAGAAACCACTGGTGAAGAAACCGCCGCCACGCAAACCTGCCGCCAAGCCCACACCTAAACCCAAGCCAGCTAAACCCACACCTAAACCCAAGCCAGCTAAACCCACACCTAAAGCACCTGTGAAAAAACCCACACCTAAACCTGGACTTAGACCTACACCCAAACCTAAGATCATTAAGCCGACGCTCAAACCGAGCATCAAAACTAAACCCACACGTAAGCCTGCACTGAAGACCAAGCCCACCTTAAAACCTGCCGTCAAACCAGTAAAGCCAACCCCAAAGAGCAGAGCCAAACCTACACCCAAACCCAAGATTAAACCCAAAGTGACGCCGAAACCTGGAGTTAGCAAGACGGTGACGAAGAAGCCTCTGGTGACCAAGAAAC CTTTACCACTGAACCCAGTGTGCACACAACCCTGTAAGAGGACAGGAACCCTCCAGTCCAGCTTCTGCCCTCATGACTTCG TGATAACAGGTAAGATCACATCTTTGACCCCTGGTGAGAGGGGCTCAGTGTCAGTCGAGGTGTTCCTGATCAAGGCCTATAAGCCAGGACGCCTGAACATCGCCAGATCAGGGCCCATCATGTCGGCCACACTGATCTCCACCTGCAAGAGATGCCCTGGGCTAATTAAAG GACGCAACTACGTGTTGATGGGAAAAGTCGACGCACTGGGCAATGGCCATCTCAGCCCCTCCAGCTTCACCCTCCTCTACAAGCCCATCCACGCCAAAGCACTGGCCAGCCTGGCGGGCAAACCGTGCTGA